Proteins found in one Camelus bactrianus isolate YW-2024 breed Bactrian camel chromosome X, ASM4877302v1, whole genome shotgun sequence genomic segment:
- the GPR173 gene encoding putative G-protein coupled receptor 173: MANTTGEPEEVSGALSPPSASAYVKLVLLGLIMCVSLAGNAILSLLVLKERALHKAPYYFLLDLCLADGIRSAVCFPFVLASVRHGSSWTFSALSCKIVAFMAVLFCFHAAFMLFCISVTRYMAIAHHRFYAKRMTLWTCAAVICMAWTLSVAMAFPPVFDVGTYKFIREEDQCIFEHRYFKANDTLGFMLMLAVLMAATHAVYGKLLLFEYRHRKMKPVQMVPAISQNWTFHGPGATGQAAANWIAGFGRGPMPPTLLGIRQNGHAASRRLLGMDEVKGEKQLGRMFYAITLLFLLLWSPYIVACYWRVFVKACTVPHRYLATAVWMSFAQAAVNPIVCFLLNKDLKKCLRTHAPCWSTGGAPAPREPYCVM; the protein is encoded by the coding sequence ATGGCCAACACCACTGGAGAGCCCGAGGAGGTGAGCGGCGCACTGTCTCCACCATCGGCATCGGCTTACGTTAAGCTGGTGCTGCTGGGACTGATCATGTGCGTGAGCCTGGCGGGCAATGCCATCTTGTCCCTGCTGGTGCTCAAGGAGCGTGCCCTGCACAAGGCTCCTTACTACTTTCTGCTGGACCTGTGCCTGGCTGACGGCATACGCTCTGCCGTCTGCTTCCCCTTTGTGCTGGCTTCTGTGCGCCACGGCTCCTCCTGGACCTTCAGTGCGCTCAGCTGCAAGATTGTGGCCTTTATGGCCGTGCTCTTTTGCTTCCATGCGGCCTTCATGCTGTTCTGCATCAGCGTCACCCGCTACATGGCCATCGCCCACCACCGCTTCTACGCCAAGCGCATGACACTCTGGACATGCGCAGCTGTCATCTGCATGGCCTGGACCCTGTCTGTGGCCATGGCCTTCCCACCTGTGTTCGATGTGGGCACCTACAAGTTTATCCGTGAGGAGGACCAGTGCATCTTTGAGCATCGCTACTTCAAGGCCAATGACACGCTGGGCTTCATGCTTATGTTGGCTGTGCTCATGGCAGCCACACACGCTGTCTATGGAAAGCTGCTCCTCTTCGAGTATCGTCACCGCAAGATGAAGCCTGTGCAGATGGTGCCAGCCATCAGCCAGAACTGGACATTCCATGGCCCTGGGGCCACCGGCCAGGCTGCTGCCAACTGGATCGCCGGCTTTGGCCGTGGGCCCATGCCACCAACCCTGCTGGGTATCCGGCAGAATGGGCATGCAGCCAGCCGGCGGCTGCTGGGCATGGACGAGGTCAAGGGTGAAAAGCAGCTGGGCCGTATGTTCTACGCAATCACACTGCTCTTCCTGCTCCTCTGGTCACCTTACATTGTGGCCTGCTACTGGcgagtgtttgtgaaagcctgcACCGTGCCCCACCGTTACCTGGCCACCGCTGTTTGGATGAGCTTCGCCCAGGCTGCCGTCAACCCGATCGTCTGCTTCCTGCTCAACAAGGACCTCAAGAAGTGCCTGAGGACTCACGCCCCCTGCTGGAGCACAGGAGGTGCCCCGGCTCCTAGAGAACCCTACTGTGTCATGTGA